Proteins found in one bacterium genomic segment:
- the rpsL gene encoding 30S ribosomal protein S12, whose amino-acid sequence MPTLNQLVRKSRKKAVRKSKTPAMQQCPQKRGVCTRVYTTTPKKPNSALRKVARVRLTNGIEVTSYIPGVGHNLQEHSVVLIRGGRVKDLPGVRYHILRGTLDTAGVADRRQSRSKYGTKRPK is encoded by the coding sequence ATGCCGACACTGAACCAGCTGGTGAGAAAGAGCAGGAAGAAAGCGGTCAGAAAGTCAAAGACCCCGGCCATGCAGCAGTGCCCCCAGAAAAGGGGTGTCTGCACGAGGGTGTACACCACGACACCAAAAAAGCCCAACTCAGCCCTCAGGAAAGTGGCCCGCGTCAGGCTGACCAACGGTATCGAGGTCACATCCTATATCCCGGGGGTCGGACATAACCTCCAGGAGCACTCGGTGGTTCTTATCCGCGGCGGCAGGGTCAAGGATCTTCCCGGTGTCCGCTATCACATCCTGAGGGGCACCCTTGATACAGCCGGTGTCGCCGACAGGAGGCAGAGTCGGTCCAAATACGGGACCAAGAGACCCAAGTAA
- the rpsG gene encoding 30S ribosomal protein S7, protein MARRRSAQKRDVIPDPKYKDKLVAKFMNNLMLDGKKSLAEKIFYGSMDLIQDKVHEDPLGVFKSAVENAKPILEVKSRRVGGATYQVPIEVRADRKLALAIRWLISNAKARTERTMVERLANEFIDAANKRGNTIKKKEDVHRMAEANKAFAHYRW, encoded by the coding sequence ATGGCTCGACGAAGAAGTGCCCAGAAGAGAGATGTTATTCCGGATCCGAAGTACAAGGACAAGCTCGTTGCCAAGTTCATGAACAACCTCATGCTTGACGGCAAGAAAAGCCTGGCCGAGAAGATTTTCTACGGATCCATGGACCTCATCCAGGACAAGGTTCATGAGGACCCCCTGGGGGTTTTCAAAAGTGCTGTGGAGAACGCGAAACCTATCCTGGAGGTGAAATCCAGGCGGGTGGGCGGTGCTACCTACCAGGTTCCCATCGAAGTACGGGCTGACAGGAAGCTGGCTCTCGCCATCCGTTGGCTCATATCCAACGCGAAGGCCCGCACCGAACGGACCATGGTGGAGCGGCTAGCCAACGAGTTTATCGACGCCGCCAACAAACGCGGTAATACGATCAAGAAGAAGGAAGATGTCCACCGGATGGCCGAAGCCAACAAGGCTTTTGCCCATTACAGGTGGTAG